One segment of Mycobacterium spongiae DNA contains the following:
- a CDS encoding MlaD family protein: MTNPLEWPARGVVGLIRALARHRILVSCVGLVATLVVAFGYVAIGGLGINPLRTMMSVRVLLPESGGLLANQDVTVRGIPIGRVTSVNLTHNGVEAVATIDASARIPLDSPVRVAPLSPAGEQYLDFRPTTTHGPFVTDGTVIGQRQATVPVSLARIIDDSHGALAQLDETKLSAIVNELRVGRDGPQKLAAILDGTIFLTSTLDSVLPQTVSLLRNTRVAFTVVADVAPGLRQTSINLGEVLSGVNAMDGGFRTLLDRGSGQLATFDNLIADNRENMVQLLGNLTTLSQLLYMRIPALQNLWRPDHGPLIDRLATAFRDGGVWGIGEFYPKYRCDYNVPRRAFSQADFPEPYRYTYCDNPDPSVLIRGARNAPRPPGDDTAGPPPGFDPLEQTDATPVYPPYTLPTTYAGPPIPAWVPN, translated from the coding sequence ATGACGAACCCGCTGGAATGGCCCGCCCGGGGAGTCGTCGGGCTCATCCGGGCGCTGGCCCGCCACCGCATCCTGGTGTCGTGCGTCGGCCTCGTGGCCACACTGGTCGTCGCGTTCGGCTACGTCGCGATCGGCGGCCTCGGGATCAACCCGTTGCGCACGATGATGTCGGTTCGGGTACTCCTGCCCGAGTCCGGCGGGCTGTTGGCCAATCAAGACGTCACCGTGCGCGGAATACCGATCGGCCGCGTCACGTCAGTGAACCTCACCCACAACGGGGTGGAGGCGGTCGCGACCATCGACGCGAGCGCCCGGATCCCGCTGGACAGCCCTGTGCGAGTGGCTCCGCTATCGCCGGCCGGCGAGCAATATCTGGACTTCCGACCCACCACCACCCACGGGCCGTTTGTGACCGACGGCACGGTGATCGGCCAACGACAGGCCACGGTCCCGGTGTCGTTGGCGCGCATCATTGATGACAGTCACGGCGCTCTGGCGCAACTCGACGAGACGAAGCTGTCGGCTATCGTCAACGAGCTCCGCGTGGGACGTGACGGGCCGCAAAAACTCGCGGCCATCCTCGACGGCACCATCTTCCTGACATCCACCCTGGACTCGGTGTTGCCGCAGACCGTGAGCCTGCTGCGCAACACGCGGGTCGCGTTCACCGTCGTCGCCGACGTCGCGCCCGGTCTGCGCCAGACCTCGATCAACCTGGGAGAAGTTCTCAGCGGCGTGAACGCCATGGACGGTGGGTTTCGCACGCTGCTGGACCGGGGCAGCGGTCAGCTGGCCACGTTCGACAATCTGATCGCCGACAACCGGGAGAACATGGTCCAACTGTTGGGGAATCTGACGACCCTCTCGCAGCTGCTATACATGCGGATACCGGCGCTGCAGAATCTGTGGCGGCCCGACCACGGGCCGCTGATCGACCGCCTCGCCACCGCTTTCCGCGATGGCGGCGTCTGGGGAATCGGCGAGTTCTACCCAAAGTACCGATGCGACTACAACGTGCCGCGGCGGGCATTTTCGCAGGCGGACTTCCCCGAGCCGTATCGCTATACCTACTGCGACAACCCGGACCCGTCGGTGTTGATCCGCGGCGCGCGCAACGCGCCGCGCCCACCCGGCGACGACACCGCGGGCCCGCCGCCCGGCTTCGACCCGCTGGAGCAAACCGACGCCACCCCGGTATATCCGCCGTACACCTTGCCGACCACCTATGCGGGACCGCCGATTCCGGCGTGGGTACCGAACTAG
- a CDS encoding MlaD family protein, translated as MPNSFDVDPRSPSNRWLFAAGLCFIVVAAVTAALMVAKSQGRLNNLVRVDIELVNIGDGLPARSDVKFRGVLVGSVSDVSPSRSGRPNVVHVALKPEYASGIPNTVTARVVPSNVFAVSSVQLVENGPGSGPLRPGAVIAEDKSLPTVLFQDVLAKLRGLLAAVARKPDDTTVGLLTTLGQATQGRGRQLSQAGHDLNEILTQLNTVVSPDDTGPSTLSALTAAADGLRDVSPQLFDTLATAIQPMRTFAEKRWELADFLSGGLATVATLGDAFDHQTDRLIVISTQFTPVLGVLADHAGEFHGISSRMETLANKFYDEAYDPETKLFTLKAVVALTPSRTYVRADCPRYGALEGPSCHTAPEVPTAPDLMPALESMGFPPTPGVNENRPNFAPPRDSVRGVPDQPPPPVAPAPPDQPPPQSESEPAEVQPPPPAFGPAFGGNVGPVGSSHEADHLRRIVRGPVSAATQLLLGPLVRGTTVRFTQDPAGDR; from the coding sequence ATGCCAAACTCGTTCGACGTCGATCCGCGCAGCCCATCAAACCGGTGGCTCTTCGCCGCCGGTCTGTGCTTCATCGTGGTCGCGGCCGTCACCGCCGCACTGATGGTCGCTAAATCCCAAGGCAGACTGAACAATCTCGTACGGGTCGACATCGAGTTGGTCAACATCGGCGATGGACTGCCCGCCCGCTCCGATGTGAAGTTCCGCGGCGTCCTGGTGGGGTCAGTGTCGGACGTATCCCCGTCCCGGTCCGGGCGCCCGAACGTCGTCCACGTCGCACTCAAGCCCGAGTACGCCTCCGGCATCCCCAATACCGTTACCGCACGGGTGGTTCCCTCCAATGTCTTTGCGGTGTCGTCGGTGCAACTCGTAGAAAACGGTCCCGGTTCGGGTCCGCTGCGGCCCGGGGCGGTGATCGCCGAGGACAAGAGCCTGCCGACCGTCCTGTTCCAGGACGTGCTGGCCAAGTTGCGTGGGCTGCTCGCCGCCGTCGCGCGCAAGCCCGATGACACCACCGTTGGACTGCTGACAACGTTGGGGCAGGCGACCCAGGGACGTGGGCGCCAACTCAGCCAAGCCGGGCACGACCTGAACGAAATCCTGACACAGCTGAACACGGTCGTCAGCCCAGACGACACCGGGCCATCGACGCTCTCAGCGTTGACCGCCGCCGCCGACGGCCTGCGCGACGTCTCACCCCAGCTCTTCGACACGCTCGCCACGGCGATCCAGCCGATGCGGACTTTCGCCGAAAAGCGATGGGAACTGGCTGATTTTCTGTCCGGCGGGCTCGCGACGGTCGCGACGTTGGGTGATGCGTTCGACCATCAGACCGACCGGTTGATCGTCATCAGCACGCAGTTCACTCCTGTGCTCGGCGTGCTCGCCGACCACGCCGGCGAATTTCACGGCATCTCTAGCCGGATGGAGACGCTGGCGAACAAGTTCTACGACGAGGCGTACGACCCGGAAACCAAGCTATTCACCCTCAAGGCAGTCGTCGCGCTTACCCCATCTCGGACGTACGTGCGCGCCGACTGCCCCCGCTACGGTGCTCTGGAAGGCCCCAGTTGTCATACGGCGCCGGAGGTTCCGACGGCCCCCGATCTAATGCCGGCGCTGGAGTCGATGGGATTCCCGCCGACGCCCGGCGTCAACGAGAATCGCCCCAACTTTGCGCCGCCGCGCGACTCGGTTCGAGGGGTCCCCGACCAACCACCACCGCCCGTTGCACCCGCGCCGCCCGACCAGCCGCCGCCCCAGTCCGAGTCCGAGCCAGCCGAAGTGCAGCCACCACCGCCGGCCTTCGGACCGGCTTTCGGCGGAAATGTGGGCCCCGTCGGGAGCAGCCACGAGGCCGACCACCTGCGCCGCATCGTGCGCGGGCCGGTCAGTGCGGCGACGCAACTGCTGCTGGGGCCGTTGGTGCGCGGAACGACCGTTCGCTTCACGCAGGATCCGGCAGGTGACCGATGA
- a CDS encoding MCE family protein: protein MSRRVKVIVALAAAAVIVATAAFAIVHRVSPRGLTVTAQFEDAVGLYVGNAVAVLGMAVGKVTHIESKDTYVAVELAIDEGIDIPADVQAVTVSNSILTDRHVELTPPYRGGPKLKNGDVVGLGRTRTPVEFDRTLAMIHKLGKALRGDGNNQGPLGDLVSLGAQIATANGPDIKAALDKLSQALRVGSDRGAQSKKNIQAIVTSLAELTEATAANEVAIREFGSNIRQLSAILADEDLGTGTTGAKLNQILAQAASLLEDNREALHTTFADTGTTIATLTDYRRELAEILDVGPMAIDNVYNTIDEHAGSIRVHLLLAKIELNAHFIKEACNLLGLKQLGCATGTVQDYTTDFGLGMMLDLMGNGIDNP from the coding sequence ATGAGCCGACGGGTCAAAGTCATCGTGGCGCTCGCCGCCGCGGCCGTGATCGTGGCCACCGCGGCATTCGCGATCGTTCATCGCGTGTCGCCGCGAGGGCTCACGGTGACCGCGCAGTTCGAGGACGCCGTCGGACTCTACGTGGGCAACGCGGTTGCCGTGCTGGGAATGGCCGTCGGCAAGGTCACCCACATCGAGTCCAAAGACACCTATGTGGCAGTGGAACTGGCCATCGACGAGGGCATCGATATCCCCGCCGACGTCCAAGCCGTCACGGTGTCGAACTCGATTCTCACCGACCGTCACGTCGAGCTCACTCCGCCGTACCGCGGTGGGCCGAAACTGAAGAACGGCGACGTAGTAGGGCTGGGGCGCACCCGCACGCCGGTTGAGTTCGACCGGACCTTGGCGATGATCCACAAGCTGGGCAAGGCCCTGCGCGGCGACGGCAACAACCAGGGACCGCTGGGCGATCTGGTGAGCCTGGGTGCCCAGATAGCTACCGCCAATGGCCCGGACATCAAGGCGGCGCTCGACAAACTGTCCCAGGCGCTGCGAGTTGGTTCCGACCGGGGCGCCCAGAGCAAGAAGAACATCCAGGCGATCGTCACCAGCCTCGCGGAACTGACCGAGGCCACCGCCGCCAACGAGGTCGCTATCCGTGAATTTGGTTCCAACATCAGGCAACTTAGTGCAATCCTTGCCGACGAAGATCTCGGTACGGGAACCACGGGCGCGAAGCTGAACCAGATCCTCGCGCAGGCGGCCTCGCTGCTGGAAGACAATCGCGAGGCGTTGCACACCACGTTCGCCGACACCGGAACGACCATCGCGACGCTCACCGACTACCGCCGGGAACTCGCGGAGATCCTCGACGTCGGCCCGATGGCGATCGACAACGTCTACAACACCATCGACGAGCACGCCGGCAGCATTCGCGTGCATCTGTTGCTCGCCAAGATCGAATTGAATGCGCATTTCATCAAGGAGGCTTGCAACCTCCTTGGACTCAAACAGCTAGGGTGTGCCACCGGAACGGTGCAGGACTACACCACGGATTTCGGCCTGGGCATGATGCTCGACCTCATGGGCAACGGGATCGATAACCCATGA
- a CDS encoding MBL fold metallo-hydrolase — protein MTTHPVIVKSNSAQAKTYPSRYVAGAETLDRAELRVIALGTGYPARRAQGCAGFLVEVGNGDAFIFDAGAGTNAAFNTLRVPYWKPKFFITHYHLDHIGDLPAYYDFGQSNGRLEPMRVFGPDGLTEDENIESVVAALKQFARWHDHSKLGNLDPRGFDIEPHRFTADAPQLIYNEGGVTITSFPVPHGIYGAVGYRLDYAGLSIVYAGDCEPSTLTVEQAQDVDLLIHEMFNPPQTYVDFMGWTELQAKIVAWTKHTSPEAAAKVFAATKPGLAMGYHAIVAPGTPQSLLDGVRTGYDGPFALAQDYTVVNITPEQIVTRATDIVPWDFIVTDAEYVQRMGGVRTDPSLMTGLPDWLENTTIPVTEIEAFKQQLADMGGR, from the coding sequence ATGACAACGCACCCGGTGATCGTCAAAAGTAACTCAGCACAGGCGAAGACCTACCCGTCGAGATATGTCGCCGGTGCGGAAACCCTCGATCGGGCCGAGCTGCGCGTGATTGCCTTAGGCACTGGGTATCCGGCGCGACGCGCTCAAGGCTGCGCGGGATTCCTGGTCGAAGTGGGCAATGGCGACGCGTTCATCTTCGACGCCGGAGCCGGTACCAACGCCGCGTTCAACACGCTGCGCGTGCCCTACTGGAAGCCGAAATTCTTCATCACCCACTACCATCTCGACCACATCGGCGACCTGCCCGCCTACTACGACTTCGGACAGTCCAACGGCCGGCTCGAGCCCATGCGCGTCTTCGGGCCCGATGGCCTGACCGAAGACGAGAACATCGAGTCCGTGGTGGCTGCCCTCAAGCAATTCGCCAGGTGGCATGACCATTCCAAGCTGGGCAACCTCGATCCCCGGGGCTTCGATATCGAGCCGCACCGCTTCACCGCCGACGCGCCGCAGCTCATCTACAACGAAGGCGGGGTCACCATCACCTCATTCCCGGTGCCGCACGGCATCTACGGGGCCGTCGGCTATCGACTCGACTACGCCGGGTTGTCGATCGTCTACGCCGGTGACTGCGAGCCATCCACCCTCACCGTCGAGCAGGCCCAGGACGTGGATCTGCTCATCCACGAAATGTTCAATCCACCACAGACTTACGTCGACTTCATGGGGTGGACCGAGTTGCAGGCCAAAATCGTCGCCTGGACCAAGCACACCTCTCCGGAGGCCGCCGCGAAGGTGTTCGCCGCCACCAAGCCCGGTCTGGCCATGGGATACCACGCCATCGTCGCCCCGGGCACGCCCCAGTCCCTCCTGGACGGAGTCCGCACCGGATACGATGGCCCGTTTGCCCTGGCTCAGGACTACACGGTCGTCAACATCACCCCCGAACAGATCGTCACGAGGGCAACCGACATTGTGCCCTGGGACTTCATCGTCACTGACGCCGAGTACGTGCAGCGGATGGGCGGCGTGCGCACTGATCCATCGCTGATGACCGGCCTGCCCGACTGGCTCGAGAACACCACCATCCCGGTAACCGAGATCGAGGCCTTCAAACAACAGCTGGCCGACATGGGCGGCCGGTGA
- a CDS encoding MCE family protein, which produces MFDRFKRPLETYNKLWLGTIALAVVAVVVATAVLAGGLHLGKTNYQAEFAQAAQITTGNQVTVAGIQVGTVDGVKLAGDRVVVAFNVRDDVHLGSATRAAIKLTTIFGSRYLELSPAGTGDLDHRRIPLANTEVPYDLQQTLAGATSTFEPVDANRIVESVTILNRNLRGLPDELPQALDNLQSLATIVADRRAQLGTLLANADTLTTMLRDQKADLGVLVLQGRDLLREITTRRHAVQRLFDSATTLVDRTKTILDDEPAIDEFLTNMRDFSRLLADHDALLQNTLQITPIALRNFANATGSGNAVDLLTAGIFVDSWMCAISGRAKQLHIVEYYKDCA; this is translated from the coding sequence ATGTTCGACCGCTTCAAGCGCCCCCTCGAGACGTATAACAAGCTATGGCTCGGAACGATCGCGCTGGCCGTGGTCGCCGTGGTGGTGGCCACCGCGGTCCTGGCCGGCGGCCTGCACCTGGGAAAGACGAACTACCAGGCCGAGTTCGCGCAGGCCGCCCAGATCACGACGGGCAACCAGGTTACGGTCGCTGGCATCCAGGTCGGCACCGTCGACGGCGTGAAACTCGCCGGCGACCGCGTCGTCGTCGCGTTCAACGTCCGCGACGACGTCCACCTGGGCAGCGCCACCCGAGCCGCGATCAAACTGACCACGATCTTCGGGTCTCGCTATCTCGAGCTGTCTCCGGCCGGTACCGGCGATCTGGACCACCGGCGGATTCCGCTGGCCAACACCGAGGTTCCCTACGATCTGCAGCAGACCCTCGCCGGCGCGACGAGCACCTTCGAACCGGTCGACGCCAACCGCATCGTCGAATCCGTGACGATCCTGAACCGCAACCTTCGTGGACTTCCCGACGAGCTGCCGCAGGCGCTCGACAACCTGCAGTCGCTGGCCACGATCGTCGCGGATCGGCGCGCTCAACTCGGCACGCTGCTGGCCAACGCGGACACACTGACCACGATGCTGCGCGACCAGAAGGCCGACCTCGGGGTGCTCGTGCTGCAGGGCCGCGACCTGTTGCGCGAGATCACGACCCGCCGCCACGCGGTCCAGCGGCTCTTCGACAGCGCCACCACCCTGGTGGACAGGACGAAGACCATCCTGGACGACGAGCCGGCGATCGACGAATTCCTCACCAACATGCGAGATTTCAGCCGATTGTTGGCCGATCATGACGCGTTGCTGCAGAACACCCTGCAAATCACGCCGATCGCGCTGCGCAACTTCGCCAACGCCACCGGCAGCGGCAACGCGGTGGACCTGCTGACCGCTGGCATTTTCGTCGATTCATGGATGTGCGCGATCAGCGGCCGGGCCAAGCAGCTCCACATCGTTGAGTACTACAAGGACTGCGCATGA
- a CDS encoding MlaD family protein: MRTSRGSLIGLALFMVFAVTVTWMVFATLQRGVSGPTNTYSAIFTDVSGLAAGDDVRIAGVRVGRVDKIELVETLAKVTFRVQRSQALYTNTVASVTYQNVIGQRYLGLSQEPAGDPNRLPNHAEIGKERTNPSFDISYLLNGFEPLFTQLDPDQVDNVTTAIVQAFQGDSGSILTLTTQASALAQTLAGPDQVLGDLIGNMNELMTTLAAQSSNVATMLSQSRAVIAELNQRRDTLVASVGSINSTVGRLASIVDSITGDMQEFIGRQPGFLNYGLHEGRPRFAYMAANLPFLLKGLARISQDGSYFNGYACDFDFSFWRGLFYWFRAFVAWATPGNGHELWHTRMCR, from the coding sequence ATGAGGACATCCCGCGGGTCGTTGATCGGGCTGGCCTTGTTCATGGTGTTCGCGGTCACCGTCACATGGATGGTGTTCGCCACCTTGCAGCGCGGCGTATCCGGGCCGACGAACACCTACTCGGCGATATTCACTGACGTGTCCGGCTTGGCGGCGGGCGACGACGTCCGGATCGCCGGAGTCCGCGTCGGACGCGTCGACAAGATCGAACTCGTCGAGACGCTGGCCAAGGTCACCTTCCGCGTACAACGCAGCCAGGCGCTCTACACCAACACCGTCGCCTCGGTGACCTACCAGAACGTCATCGGACAGCGCTACCTCGGGCTTTCCCAAGAACCGGCCGGCGACCCGAACCGGTTGCCCAACCACGCCGAAATCGGTAAAGAGCGCACCAACCCGTCGTTCGACATCTCCTACCTGCTCAACGGATTCGAACCACTGTTCACCCAGTTGGATCCGGATCAGGTGGACAATGTCACCACCGCGATCGTGCAAGCGTTTCAAGGGGACTCGGGATCCATCCTGACGCTGACGACCCAGGCGTCGGCACTTGCCCAAACGCTGGCCGGACCCGACCAAGTGCTGGGCGACCTCATCGGCAACATGAACGAGCTGATGACCACGCTCGCAGCGCAGAGCAGCAACGTCGCGACGATGTTGAGCCAATCCCGGGCGGTGATCGCCGAACTGAACCAGCGCCGAGACACACTGGTTGCCTCGGTGGGATCGATCAACTCGACGGTGGGGCGGCTCGCGTCGATCGTCGACAGCATCACTGGCGACATGCAGGAGTTCATCGGGCGCCAACCCGGTTTCCTCAACTACGGCCTCCACGAAGGGCGGCCCCGGTTTGCCTACATGGCCGCAAACCTTCCGTTCTTGCTCAAAGGGTTGGCTCGGATCTCCCAGGACGGCAGCTACTTCAACGGCTACGCGTGCGACTTCGACTTCAGTTTTTGGCGCGGCCTGTTCTACTGGTTCCGCGCGTTCGTCGCCTGGGCCACTCCGGGCAACGGCCACGAACTCTGGCACACCCGGATGTGTAGGTAA
- a CDS encoding MCE family protein, whose amino-acid sequence MRNHRIRRGIRGLIAVGLSALLAGCGVSLDTLPLPAPVAAGKSYALTAVFANALNLPEMAKVKLYGADIGEVEAIWAHNNAAHVTMRIRADVTLPVGSTAELRAATPLGDVFVAIKRPASRQAANVALLHDGDMIPLADTAEAPTVEELLNSMAMLINGGAIRYLVSMVNGAGEAVGGRGEKLATLLDQTKALLAKMTARSAQLNDALRQTSELTATMAAREDTINDSLAVGAPAIAVIADNADRLADLADGVARITRQLSRFPSIRGTDTRSVMADINRLSEVFNDISVDPTLSLYSFNRLIGLLMKATNSTAGHGILNVAQLSLVPWPDKNYPGDPGFHWPDGTDWHQMIGGIRYEWNLLLDKIYGADR is encoded by the coding sequence ATGAGGAACCACCGAATTCGCCGGGGCATACGCGGTCTGATCGCGGTAGGTTTGAGCGCGCTGCTGGCCGGCTGTGGTGTCAGCCTGGATACGCTACCGCTTCCGGCGCCCGTGGCGGCCGGCAAAAGCTACGCGCTGACCGCCGTCTTCGCGAACGCACTCAACCTGCCGGAAATGGCCAAGGTAAAGCTCTATGGTGCCGATATCGGCGAAGTCGAGGCGATCTGGGCACACAACAACGCCGCGCACGTGACAATGCGCATCAGGGCCGATGTCACCCTGCCCGTCGGCAGCACCGCCGAGCTACGCGCAGCCACCCCACTGGGTGACGTCTTCGTCGCAATCAAGCGTCCAGCCTCTCGCCAAGCCGCCAACGTGGCGTTGCTGCACGACGGCGACATGATCCCGCTTGCCGACACCGCCGAAGCTCCGACCGTTGAGGAACTGCTCAACTCGATGGCGATGCTCATCAACGGCGGAGCCATCCGCTACCTCGTGTCGATGGTGAACGGCGCCGGCGAGGCCGTGGGCGGACGCGGCGAGAAGCTCGCCACTCTGCTAGACCAGACCAAGGCATTGCTCGCGAAGATGACCGCACGGTCAGCCCAGCTGAATGACGCGCTGCGACAGACCTCTGAGCTGACGGCAACGATGGCCGCACGTGAAGACACCATCAACGATTCGCTGGCCGTCGGTGCGCCGGCGATCGCCGTGATCGCGGACAATGCCGACCGGCTCGCCGATCTGGCGGACGGTGTCGCCCGCATCACCCGCCAGCTGTCCCGGTTCCCCTCCATCCGGGGCACCGACACTCGCAGCGTGATGGCCGACATCAACCGGCTCTCGGAGGTATTCAACGACATCTCCGTCGACCCCACCTTGTCGTTGTACTCGTTCAATCGGCTCATCGGGCTCTTGATGAAAGCCACCAACTCGACGGCGGGACATGGGATCCTGAACGTCGCGCAGCTCTCGCTCGTCCCATGGCCGGACAAGAACTATCCAGGCGATCCCGGCTTCCACTGGCCAGACGGCACCGATTGGCATCAGATGATTGGCGGCATCCGATACGAGTGGAACCTGTTGCTGGACAAGATCTATGGGGCAGACCGATGA
- a CDS encoding ABC transporter permease, which produces MTVVDGPRRQADDRSALGEIGSWFRRYLHNHPATSLGTFGGQVVLGVRSVQYLVVDLVTGRFVVSEFLSQAAFMAGTAFLPTVLVTIPISVALSIQFSLLAGQVGATSLAGAATGLVVIRQGAPLVASLLLAAAVGSAVCADLGSRTMREEIAAMEVMGVSPIRRLVVPRLAALIMIGIALTGVTSFVGYIGSYLFNVYVQNGTPGSFIATFSSFATVGDLVLALVKAVIFAVIVAIISCYKGLDTRGGPAGVANSVNAAVVEAVLLMMIVNVVLSELYVLIFPRQTL; this is translated from the coding sequence GTGACAGTCGTCGATGGGCCGCGGCGGCAAGCTGACGACCGGTCGGCGCTCGGGGAAATCGGCAGTTGGTTTCGCCGGTACCTGCACAATCATCCCGCTACGTCACTGGGCACATTCGGCGGGCAAGTGGTACTCGGTGTCCGGTCCGTTCAATATCTCGTCGTCGACCTCGTCACCGGGCGGTTTGTGGTCAGCGAGTTCCTCAGTCAGGCCGCGTTCATGGCTGGAACAGCGTTCCTGCCCACTGTGCTGGTGACGATCCCGATCAGCGTGGCGCTGTCCATCCAGTTCAGCTTGCTCGCCGGGCAAGTCGGTGCTACCTCACTGGCGGGCGCGGCGACCGGCTTGGTGGTGATCCGCCAGGGGGCTCCGCTCGTGGCGTCGCTGTTGCTAGCGGCAGCGGTGGGTTCGGCGGTCTGCGCCGACCTGGGGTCGCGAACGATGCGGGAAGAAATCGCCGCGATGGAGGTCATGGGGGTGTCCCCCATCCGGCGCCTGGTGGTTCCACGCCTTGCGGCGCTGATCATGATCGGAATCGCGCTTACCGGGGTGACCAGCTTCGTCGGGTACATCGGCAGCTACCTGTTCAACGTGTATGTACAGAATGGGACCCCGGGTTCGTTCATCGCCACATTCTCGTCCTTCGCGACCGTCGGGGATCTGGTGCTGGCGCTCGTCAAGGCAGTGATCTTTGCGGTGATTGTCGCCATCATCAGCTGCTACAAGGGCCTGGACACGCGCGGCGGTCCGGCTGGTGTGGCGAACTCCGTGAATGCGGCGGTCGTCGAGGCGGTGTTGTTGATGATGATCGTCAACGTCGTGTTGAGCGAACTGTATGTGCTGATCTTCCCCCGGCAGACGCTGTAG
- a CDS encoding MlaE family ABC transporter permease has product MAAPAQHRMVGVGPVVQAAGAASQTVARAGHLLHFFGRTAVSIPAMVRLYRREMLRHLSDITWGNGSIVVGGGTLNVALVLGITAGALVAVEGYHALNLLGLGPATGLISSFATTRELAPIMIAMAFIAQAGCRFTAQLGAMRINDEIDAMDSMAINPIPYLVTTRVVASVIAVVPLFLAALAVAYLATQVFSVLAGQSSGSYMHYFSLFISGRDVVFATIKAAVFVFISSTIQCYYGFFARGGPAGVGVAAGRAMRASVTVVMVVNMLLTMALWGVEAGARFGG; this is encoded by the coding sequence ATGGCGGCCCCGGCACAGCATCGGATGGTGGGCGTCGGCCCGGTTGTCCAGGCTGCCGGTGCGGCGAGTCAGACGGTGGCCAGAGCCGGCCACCTGCTGCACTTCTTCGGTCGGACGGCGGTGTCGATCCCGGCCATGGTGCGGCTCTACCGGCGAGAAATGCTGCGGCATCTGTCCGATATCACCTGGGGCAACGGGTCGATCGTGGTCGGCGGTGGCACGCTCAACGTGGCGTTGGTGCTCGGGATCACCGCAGGTGCCCTGGTTGCGGTGGAGGGATACCATGCGCTGAACCTGCTGGGGCTGGGTCCGGCCACGGGATTGATCTCCTCGTTCGCGACCACGCGCGAACTCGCACCGATCATGATCGCCATGGCGTTCATCGCGCAGGCGGGGTGTCGTTTCACCGCTCAGTTGGGTGCGATGCGGATCAACGACGAAATCGATGCGATGGACTCGATGGCGATCAACCCCATTCCCTATTTGGTGACCACCCGCGTGGTGGCCTCGGTGATCGCCGTCGTCCCGCTGTTCTTGGCCGCCCTCGCGGTGGCGTATCTGGCCACCCAAGTCTTCAGCGTGCTGGCCGGACAGTCTTCCGGGTCCTATATGCACTACTTCTCGTTGTTCATCAGCGGCCGCGACGTCGTGTTCGCGACGATCAAAGCCGCGGTGTTCGTCTTCATCTCCTCGACGATCCAGTGCTACTACGGGTTTTTCGCCAGGGGCGGTCCGGCCGGAGTCGGAGTTGCCGCCGGGCGGGCGATGCGGGCGAGCGTGACCGTCGTCATGGTCGTCAACATGCTGCTCACCATGGCGCTGTGGGGCGTCGAGGCCGGCGCGAGGTTCGGCGGCTAG